From the Corynebacterium sp. P3-F1 genome, the window CCGATAGCGCAGATGAGATTCGGGGCGTAATTCTCCTGGATCTCGAGGATCTCCTCGTCATCGCCCAGTTGGACCAGCAGGTCCATCATGTCGTAGCCGGCGTTAGTGTCGTCCGGCATGAATTCGTCGAGAGCTGAATCGTCCAAATCCTCGTCGGACGGCGCCCACGCCACCGGGGGCTCGTCGAAGGCGCTGGTGGGCAGGTGGCCCAGCAGGTCGCGGACGAAGTCGAAGGCCTCCTCCTCGGTCGGGACTGTGACCGAGACATTGCCGTTCTGCTCCTGCTGCATCGCGCCGCCGAGCTCCGCGGAGGAGACGTCCTCGCCGGTGACCTCGCGGATGACGGCGGGACCGGTGACGTACATCTCGGCCTGGCCGTCGACGGCGACGATGAAGTCGGTGGTCACCGGGGCGTAGACGGCACCGCCGGCGGACTTGCCCAGCATGATGGAGATCTGCGGCGAGCGACCCGACAGGGGAAGCTGACGGCGCGCGATCTCCGAGTACATGGCCAGCGACGTCACGGCGTCCTGAATGCGGGCACCGCCGGAATCCTGGATGCCGATGACGGGACAGCCGACCTTGATCGCCAGCTCCATCACGTCGACCACCTTGCGGCCGAAGGTCACGCCGACGGAACCGCCGTAGACGGTCTTGTCGTGGGCGTAGATGGCCACTGGACGGCCGTCGATGCGCCCGTAGCCCGTAACCACACCATCGGAATAGACCGCGTCCGGGTCGCCCGGGGTGCGGGCGAGGGCACCGGTTTCGACGAACGAGCCTTCGTCGAGAAGCGCGTTGATGCGCTGACGCGGCGTGGTCTGCCCGGCGTCGTCGCGGCGCTTGCGTGCGCGCTCAGAGCCCGGGTCCTGCGCCCGCTCTAAGCGGTCGCGCAAGTCGGCAAGTTTTTCGGCGGTCGTCGTCATTGCTTTTGATTCACCTCGGCGATCCATTCGGTGATGTGCTTGCCCACGATCCCAACCGCAGGCTCGTCCACAACCGCCAGGTGGTCGCCCGGCAGTTGCACGATAGTCAGGTCCTCCACGATAGCGCCCCAGCCGCCGTCCGGGTCGATCTCCGCGTAGGCGGGCTCAAGCATGATCGCGCCCTCGTGCATGCCCTCGGCGCGGAAAAGCAACACAGGCAGATCGACATCAGCCCAGCGCTGCATGTCCACCTTGGCCAGGATCTGGTTGTCCACGAAGGACGCGCGCTGGTGCTCCAGCACGCCCGCGGCCAGGCCATGCTCAGAAGCGTCGGTAGTGGCCAGGAACTCGCCGAGCATGGTCAGTAGTGCATCCTCGCCCGCGGATTCAAGCAGCTCGTACGGCACTTCGAAGTCGAGCCCGTAGGTGTCTTTGGCGAAGGCGGCGTAACGCTCCCACCGCTTCTTCGTCTCTTCCGGCGTGTCCGGAGTCGGGTGCGCCGGTTGGGTGGTGTCCAGCAGGGCGATGAACTTCACGGGGATCTCTGTGTCGGTGCCCTTCCGGCTTTGCAGCTGGTGCGCGACCTCGTAGGCCAGCGCGCCGCCGAAGGACCAGCCAGTGAGAATGATCGGCTGGCCAGCAGCCAGGCGCTCAATGTCGTCGAGGTAGGCCGCAACGCGGTCCTCAAGCGAGCCCTCCAGACGCTCCAGACCGTAGACCGGCACGTTCTCCGGCAGACGGCGAGTTAGCGGCTGGTAGACCACATTCGATCCGCCGGCCGGGTGGAACACGAAGAGCGAGGGAGTGGTCTCGTCGGTGCGCTCGCGCAGGACGCGGACATTGCCCTCGACCGGGGTCTCCAGTCCCTCACGCACCGTGTTGGCCAGTGGTTCGAGTGTTTCAGCCGCTAGCACGGCGTCCGCACTGACCTCGATGCCGGACCGCTCACTCAGGTGAGCGGCGATCTGTTCGGCCTGTTCACGGTCGATCTCCGGCAGCGGTGAGGTCACGCCTGCGGCAGCATTGCCCGCGTATTTCGCCCAGGCACCGAACACCATGCGTTCGGACGCGTCGCGCGGAGCGACGCCGACACCGCCACCTGCCGTCCCGGCCTCTTTCGCCTTCTCGACGGCCTGGGCGGGGTCGCGATTCGGATCATTCTCGGCCATCGGCTGGGCGGCGTCGGAGTTTCCCGCCACGGCTTCTTCGACCATGGCGATGACATCGGCCACGGAAGCGTCGCGAAGCGCCTGCACCTGCAACGGCGGGATTTGGAAGTCGTTCTCCACCCGGTTCTTGATGCGCATGCCCATCAGGGAATCCAATCCCAGGTCGATCAGCGGCAGCTCATCGGGCAGGTCGTCGACGTCGTATCCCATCGATTCGGAGACGATCGCACGCAGGCGCTCCTCGACGGTTTCGGTCGCCGGATCCCAGCGCACGATGTCCACGTCGTCGGTGGCGCCGCGGATCAACTGCTCACGGGCAGTTTGGACTTCAGGCGCGGGCTGCGGGGCTTCGGTCACGCCGGGAAGGGACGTCTGCCCCACGTCCAGCGTGGAGGCAAAGCCCTCGGCCACCAGGACGGACCCGTTGTGCACCGTGATGGTCAGCCCGCCCAGGCCGCGGTGGACCATGGTGGTCAGCTCACCGGCGGCAGGCAGCGGCGCGCGCTCTTCGACCGCCACGACTGCTGCGTTCGCGTCCACCTCAGCGGCGGCGAGCTCTACGACCTGCATCGCGGAGAAGATCTGGTCGGCCGGCGCCGCGTAGACGATCGTGCCGTCCGGCAGCGTCACCTTCGGCCCGAGAGGACCCGCGCCGGACGAGTTCGGGCGCGCGGACGTCCACAGCTCGTTGCGGTGCAGTGGCGTGTGCGGGACAGTGGCGCGCTCACCGTCGCCCGCCAGGGCCGCGAAATCGACCGGCATGCCAGCGACGTAGAGCTTCGCTGCGAGATCCAGCAGCGTCGCCACTTCATTTTCCTTGCGCTTCAGCGTGAACAGCAGCTGCGTGTCGGGCTTGCCAGCAGAAAAGGCCGTGTTCATCATGCCCATCATGGCCACGGGATTCGGCGAGATCTCCACCAACGTCGTGTGTCCGGAGGCCAGCGCTGCTTCCGTCGCGTCCTGGAAGAGCACGGGCTGGCGCGTCATGCGGATCCAGTAGTCCACGTCGTGGACTGTTTCGCCGGCGCGGTGCACACCGTCGACACTGCTGAACAGGGTGCGTGTCAGCGATTTCGGCTCGATGCCCGCGATATCGCCGGCGAGCTCGCCGAGGATCGGGTCGAGCATGCTCGTGTGGCCCGCGCCGCGCACATTCAGCTTGCGGGCGAATTTGCGCTCCTCCTCCAGCGCAGCGACCAGGTAGTCGACAGCCTTTCCGGGCCCGCCGACCGTGGTCATGCCGGGGCCAGCGTAGACAGCAGGCTCGACACCGTGCGCTTCAGGGTGCTTATCGACGAACCCTTCAAGCTCCTCCCGCGACAATTCCACCACCGCCATGGCGCCTTCTTGGTCGGTGCCCTCGACCGTCTTCTCGCCCTCGCCCATCAGGCGGGCGCGGGTGCAGGCGATCAGCATCGCGTCCTCGGCGGACAAGCCGCCGGCGGCGTATGCGGCGGCGATTTCGCCCATGGACATGCCCATGGTCGCTGCCGGGGTGATGCCGTAGCCGGCCAAGAGATCGGTCAGCGCAATCTGGATGGCGGTGACGGTGACCTGGCCGGTCTCGGTGTCGTACGTCTGCTCGTCGTCAAGAATGATGTCCAGCATGGACCAGCCGGACTCGAAGCCGACGACCTTGTCCAGCTGCTGGATCCGGGCGCGGAAAGCCGGGGAGAGCTCCACGAGCGGCTTGACCATTTTGCGGTGCTGCGAGCCGAAGCCGGAATAGACGAAGACGGGGCCGGTGGTCGACGGCGAATCCGCCGAGGCAACGCCCTGCGTCACCTT encodes:
- a CDS encoding acyl-CoA carboxylase subunit beta, producing MTTTAEKLADLRDRLERAQDPGSERARKRRDDAGQTTPRQRINALLDEGSFVETGALARTPGDPDAVYSDGVVTGYGRIDGRPVAIYAHDKTVYGGSVGVTFGRKVVDVMELAIKVGCPVIGIQDSGGARIQDAVTSLAMYSEIARRQLPLSGRSPQISIMLGKSAGGAVYAPVTTDFIVAVDGQAEMYVTGPAVIREVTGEDVSSAELGGAMQQEQNGNVSVTVPTEEEAFDFVRDLLGHLPTSAFDEPPVAWAPSDEDLDDSALDEFMPDDTNAGYDMMDLLVQLGDDEEILEIQENYAPNLICAIGRIDGRPVGFVANNPMHFAGCIDADAADKGARFIQICDAYNLPLIFVVDTPGYLPGVDQEKVGLIHRGAKLAFSVVQSTVPKISLIVRKAYGGAYAVMGSKNLSGDLNFAWPTAQIAVMGSAAAAVMIQGKQLAAIEDETQRNAMKKVFMDFYEENMTSPYVATERGYLDGMIQPSETRLTLRRALRQLSTKYDADLPKKHNIHPL
- the pks13 gene encoding polyketide synthase Pks13 (Pks13 is a key enzyme in mycolic acid biosynthesis.), producing the protein MTENELTTWLQSWISDATGADTVDPSVPLDNLGLSSRDVVVLSGELERLLDIKLDPTVAYQYPTVEALAHGLLSPKTGSAQSLPTSGAALTAHRTAGMGSGDIAIVGRAGRFPGANNVDEFWDLLVSGRSVTGPLPEGRWSEYSQDPVMSAKMREQNVQGGYLDDIRSFDNEFFGLSPLEAENMDPQQRIMLELAWEALEDAHLPANELRGESVGVFVGSSSNDYGMLITSDPASAHPYALTGTSSAVIPNRISYVFDFRGPSMNVDTACSSSLVSVHHAVRALRGGEADVALAGGVNVLASPFISTAFAELGVISPSGKISAFSDDADGFVRAEAAGFIVLKRVEDAIADGDNVLAVIKGSATNSDGHSNGLTAPNPEAQVDVLRRAFVDAGVDPATVDLVEAHGTGTALGDPIEATALGQVLGANRADADPLLLGSAKSNIGHSESAAGVVAMIKVLEAFTRGTVPPTANFTEGNKFIDFDATKIEVVEDPREWPEYSGRRIAGVSGFGFGGTNTHIVVSDFDPSEYNVPAREPSAGLMDPADPDLVLLPVSGLLPSRRRELAATVAESLTDKTDLRAVARTLAGRNHGRSRAVVTASSIEEARKRLGYVAEGKVTQGVASADSPSTTGPVFVYSGFGSQHRKMVKPLVELSPAFRARIQQLDKVVGFESGWSMLDIILDDEQTYDTETGQVTVTAIQIALTDLLAGYGITPAATMGMSMGEIAAAYAAGGLSAEDAMLIACTRARLMGEGEKTVEGTDQEGAMAVVELSREELEGFVDKHPEAHGVEPAVYAGPGMTTVGGPGKAVDYLVAALEEERKFARKLNVRGAGHTSMLDPILGELAGDIAGIEPKSLTRTLFSSVDGVHRAGETVHDVDYWIRMTRQPVLFQDATEAALASGHTTLVEISPNPVAMMGMMNTAFSAGKPDTQLLFTLKRKENEVATLLDLAAKLYVAGMPVDFAALAGDGERATVPHTPLHRNELWTSARPNSSGAGPLGPKVTLPDGTIVYAAPADQIFSAMQVVELAAAEVDANAAVVAVEERAPLPAAGELTTMVHRGLGGLTITVHNGSVLVAEGFASTLDVGQTSLPGVTEAPQPAPEVQTAREQLIRGATDDVDIVRWDPATETVEERLRAIVSESMGYDVDDLPDELPLIDLGLDSLMGMRIKNRVENDFQIPPLQVQALRDASVADVIAMVEEAVAGNSDAAQPMAENDPNRDPAQAVEKAKEAGTAGGGVGVAPRDASERMVFGAWAKYAGNAAAGVTSPLPEIDREQAEQIAAHLSERSGIEVSADAVLAAETLEPLANTVREGLETPVEGNVRVLRERTDETTPSLFVFHPAGGSNVVYQPLTRRLPENVPVYGLERLEGSLEDRVAAYLDDIERLAAGQPIILTGWSFGGALAYEVAHQLQSRKGTDTEIPVKFIALLDTTQPAHPTPDTPEETKKRWERYAAFAKDTYGLDFEVPYELLESAGEDALLTMLGEFLATTDASEHGLAAGVLEHQRASFVDNQILAKVDMQRWADVDLPVLLFRAEGMHEGAIMLEPAYAEIDPDGGWGAIVEDLTIVQLPGDHLAVVDEPAVGIVGKHITEWIAEVNQKQ